In a genomic window of Zingiber officinale cultivar Zhangliang chromosome 9B, Zo_v1.1, whole genome shotgun sequence:
- the LOC122024795 gene encoding 2-oxoglutarate dehydrogenase, mitochondrial-like: MAWFRAVSGVARSAVGRNIARSSHLIARAGLVPPPPSRGFRTSTLLRKAESTAPIPRPVPLSRLSDSFLDGTSSVYLEELQRAWEADPNSVDESWDNFFRNFVGQAATSPGISGRTIQESMRLLLLVRAYQVNGHMKAKLDPLGLEVREVPDDLDLGFYGFSEGDLDREFFLGVWRMAGFLSENRPVQTLREILNRLEQAYCGNIGYEYMHVPDREKCNWLRGKIETMKPLNYSRERREVILDRLIWSTEFENFLATKWTAAKRFGLEGGETLIPGMKEMFDRAADMGVESIVIGMSHRGRLNVLGNVVRKPLRQIFSEFSGGTKPVDGEVGLYTGTGDVKYHLGTSYDRPTRGGKRIHLSLVANPSHLEAVDPVVVGKTRAKQYYSNDIDRTKNMGVLIHGDGSFAGQGVVYETLHLSALPNYTTGGTIHIVVNNQVAFTTDPTSGRSSQYCTDVAKALNAPIFHVNGDDMEAVVHVCELAAEWRQTFHSDVVVDIVCYRRFGHNEIDEPSFTQPKMYQVTHLSINFSFSRIYCYE; the protein is encoded by the coding sequence CAGGAGTGGCTAGGTCAGCAGTTGGAAGAAACATAGCTCGATCGTCGCATCTGATTGCGAGGGCCGGACTGGTGCCCCCTCCGCCGTCCCGGGGTTTCCGCACCAGTACCCTACTGCGCAAGGCTGAGTCTACTGCTCCGATCCCTCGTCCCGTGCCACTTTCGAGGTTGTCAGATAGTTTCCTCGACGGCACTAGTAGTGTCTACTTGGAGGAGCTTCAGCGGGCCTGGGAGGCCGACCCTAACAGTGTCGATGAGTCGTGGGATAATTTTTTTAGGAACTTTGTAGGCCAAGCCGCCACCTCGCCGGGTATCTCTGGCCGGACCATCCAGGAGAGCATGCGGCTGCTTCTGCTGGTCAGGGCCTACCAGGTCAATGGCCACATGAAGGCTAAATTGGATCCTTTGGGATTGGAAGTGCGTGAAGTCCCTGATGATTTGGATTTGGGTTTCTATGGATTCTCAGAAGGGGACTTGGATAGGGAGTTCTTCCTTGGTGTCTGGAGGATGGCCGGCTTCTTGTCGGAGAATCGCCCTGTGCAGACTCTCCGTGAAATCTTGAACAGGCTGGAGCAGGCATATTGTGGTAACATTGGATATGAGTACATGCACGTCCCTGATAGGGAGAAGTGCAATTGGTTGAGGGGCAAAATTGAGACCATGAAACCACTGAATTATAGTCGAGAACGTCGTGAAGTTATTCTTGATAGGCTCATTTGGAGCACTGAGTTTGAGAATTTTCTGGCTACCAAGTGGACTGCTGCAAAGAGGTTTGGCCTTGAAGGTGGGGAAACCCTGATTCCAGGGATGAAGGAGATGTTCGATAGAGCAGCTGACATGGGGGTGGAGAGTATTGTTATTGGGATGTCTCATAGAGGAAGGCTAAATGTGTTGGGCAATGTTGTGAGGAAGCCTTTGCGCCAGATTTTCAGTGAATTCAGTGGTGGCACAAAACCTGTGGATGGGGAAGTAGGATTGTACACTGGAACTGGTGATGTAAAGTACCATTTGGGTACTTCATATGATAGGCCAACTAGAGGTGGAAAAAGGATTCATTTATCCTTAGTTGCAAATCCAAGTCATTTGGAGGCTGTTGATCCAGTTGTAGTTGGGAAGACACGAGCAAAACAATACTACTCCAATGATATTGATAGGACAAAGAACATGGGTGTATTGATCCATGGGGATGGAAGTTTTGCTGGACAGGGTGTGGTTTATGAAACTCTACATCTTAGTGCCCTCCCAAACTACACTACTGGTGGAACAATTCACATTGTAGTCAACAATCAGGTTGCATTCACCACTGATCCTACATCTGGAAGGTCTTCTCAGTACTGCACTGATGTTGCCAAAGCCTTGAATGCTCCTATCTTTCATGTGAATGGAGATGATATGGAAGCTGTTGTTCACGTTTGTGAGCTTGCTGCAGAATGGCGACAAACATTCCATTCTGATGTGGTAGTTGACATTGTTTGCTACAGACGATTTGGCCATAATGAGATTGATGAACCCTCCTTCACCCAACCTAAGATGTATCAGGTGACTCATCTCTCTATAAATTTTAGTTTCTCCCGTATATACTGCTATGAGTAG